In the Hippoglossus stenolepis isolate QCI-W04-F060 chromosome 14, HSTE1.2, whole genome shotgun sequence genome, one interval contains:
- the tbc1d7 gene encoding TBC1 domain family member 7, whose translation MADDPQRNFRSAYYEKVGFRGVEEKKSLEILLKDHPLDLEKLSTFSQRFPLPSMYRVHVWKVLLGILPPHSDSHSLVGGYRKEQYQDILEALEVMRYINSSTPFTHVYLRMFQLESQVLQRSSETTPPDEENEDFLSISRAMEEIVDDPVDCYWLIKCFINQFHTKFGDSIPHLPKSLEHYLSQEDPRLLSHLKNTGALAQLPYGLWFRRCFAGCLPESSLQRVWDKVISGSCKILVFVALEILLSYKIMLMGINRPEGTVKFLCNIPQENTDAIVTKAIDLWHKYCGTLVHAV comes from the exons ATGGCCGACGACCCTCAGAGAAACTTCCGCTCTGCTTACTATGAGAAAGTTGGCttcagaggagtggaggagaagaaatcCCTGGAGATCCTGCTGAAGGATCATCCTCTGG ATCTGGAGAAGCTGAGCACCTTCAGTCAGAGgttccccctcccctccatgtACAGGGTCCATGTGTGGAAGGTGCTGCTGG GCATCCTGCCCCCACACAGTGACTCCCACTCTCTGGTGGGAGGCTACAGGAAGGAGCAGTACCAGGACATCCTGGAGGCCCTGGAGGTCATGAGGTACATCAACTCCTCCACCCCCTTCACCCACGTCTACCTGCGCATGTTCCAGCTGGAGAGCCAGGTGCTCCAGCGCTCCTCCGAGACCACACCCCCG gATGAAGAGAACGAGGACTTCCTCTCCATCAGCAGAGCCATGGAGGAGATCGTAGACGATCCCGTCGACTGCTACTGGCTCATCAAGTGTTTCATCAACCAGTTCCACACAAAGTTCGGAGACTCGATACCTCATCTC CCGAAAAGCCTGGAGCATTATCTGAGTCAGGAGGATCCGCGGCTGCTGAGCCACCTGAAGAACACCGGAGCCCTGGCTCAGCTGCCGTACGGACTCTGGTTCAGACGCTGCTTCGCCGGGTGCCTGCCGGAATCCAGCCTGCAGAG GGTTTGGGACAAGGTGATCAGCGGCTCCTGTAAGATTCTTGTGTTTGTTGCTCTGGAGATTCTGCTGAGCTACAAGATCATGTTGATGGGCATCAACCGGCCGGAGGGCACAGTCAAGTTCTTGTGCAAT ATTCCGCAGGAAAACACAGACGCCATCGTGACCAAAGCCATCGACCTGTGGCATAAATACTGCGGCACCCTGGTGCACGCTGTGTAG
- the phactr1 gene encoding phosphatase and actin regulator 1 — protein MAGRGAVVLCPRSGSRSRFEPGSTTDPPHVVQPASEQRKPQKRRRCFLLTRTRSRHIPEEPQPDSGRAPPANNNNNVPFIIHCHIGKEIKHICSNCRGAEPLDAEEVGRLAAMRSDSLVPGTHTPPIRRRSKFANLGRLFKPWKWRKKKSEKFKQTSAVLERKMSTRKSREELIKKGVLKEVYEKDGTSPAIREEEQMENGRSPVLSESEGTEQMDGAAAEGSLDFQMANDGACPQDHAQKSSQAPPTKKSTVYHANGAESPLSRPRTLHKQPPALLPKPFTRLPNHLTDGAPVKLPCMSGKLSPPLPPKKLMISVPVGSMEPSSLAFQKCPAPHGHTPMGGHSLQYGTLPAALHPPRRIIEELNKTLALTMQRFESSLMHTAPTVMIQCDNDKENLPNEADYEELPGMYKDEDDDDEEEEEDDEEEEDEDEEEDEDDTLFTSALAMKVLRKDSLAIKLVNRPSKRELEEKNILPLQSDQERIQFRQQTATKLTRRLSQRPTAEELEQRNILKPRNDLEEQEEKREIKRHLSKKLSQRPTVEELREAKILIRFSDYVEVAEAQDYDRRADKPWTRLTAADKAAIRKELNEFKSTEMEVHESSRHLTRFHRP, from the exons ATGGCGGGTCGTGGAGCCGTCGTCCTGTGTCCACGGTCCGGGTCCAGGTCCAGGTTCGAGCCCGGGTCCACCACCGACCCCCCGCATGTGGTGCAGCCCGCGTCCGAGCAGCGCAAAccgcagaagaggaggagatgcttCCTCCTGACCAGGACCAGGAGCCGCCACATCCCGGAGGAGCCGCAGCCGGACTCAGGGCGCGCGCCCCccgccaacaacaacaacaacgtgcCCTTCATCATCCACTGTCACATCGGGAAGGAGATCAAGCACATCTGCAGCAACTGCCGGGGAGCGGAGCCGCTGGACG ctgagGAGGTCGGGAGGTTGGCAGCGATGCGCTCTGATTCGCTGGTGCCCGGCACGCACACGCCCCCCATCCGCCGGCGGAGCAAGTTTGCCAACCTGGGCCGTCTGTTCAAACCCTGgaaatggaggaagaagaagagtgagaaGTTCAAGCAGACGTCTGCAG TGCTGGAGAGGAAAATGTCCACACGCAAGAGCCGGGAGGAGCTGATCAAGAAAGGAGTTCTGAAGGAGGTTTATGAGAAAG acggGACGTCTCCGGCCATAcgggaggaggagcagatggAGAACGGTCGCTCCCCGGTGCTGTCGGAGTCTGAAGGTACGGAGCAGATGgacggagcagcagctgaag GTTCCCTGGACTTTCAGATGGCCAATGACGGTGCATGTCCACAGGACCACGCCCAGAAATCCAGCCAAGCTCCACCCACTAAGAAGTCCACTGTGTATCATGCTAACGGCGCCGAGTCGCCGCTCTCCAGACCTCGGACGCTACACAAACAACCTCCTGCGCTGCTGCCCAAACCCTTCACCAGGCTGCCCAATCACCTCACAG ACGGCGCCCCGGTCAAGTTGCCATGTATGTCGGGGAAGTtatctcctcctctacctccaaAGAAGCTCATGATCTCCGTTCCCGTCGGGAGCATGGAGCCGTCTTCACTCGCCTTCCAGAAGTGCCCCGCCCCTCACGGCCACACGCCGATGGGCGGGCACTCGCTGCAGTACGGGACGCTGCCCGCTGCTCTGCACCCGCCCCGTCGAATCATCGAGGAGCTCAACAAGACGCTGGCGCTCACCATGCAGAGGTTTGAGAG CTCCCTGATGCACACTGCTCCCACGGTGATGATCCAGTGCGACAACGACAAAGAGAACCTCCCAAACGAGGCGGACTACGAGGAACTGCCGGGGATGTACAAGGACGAGGACGATGacgatgaggaagaagaagaagatgacgaagaggaggaggacgaagatgaggaggaagacgaggatgaCACACTGTTTACAA GCGCGCTCGCCATGAAGGTGCTACGAAAGGACTCGCTGGCCATCAAGCTGGTTAACCGTCCGTCCaagagggagctggaggagaagaacatcCTGCCGCTGCAGTCGGACCAGGAGAGGATCCAGTTCCGCCAACAGACGGCCACCAAACTGACCAG GCGGTTGAGTCAGAGGCCGACGGccgaggagctggagcagagaaaCATCCTCAAAC CTCGAAACgatctggaggagcaggaggagaagagagagatcaAGAGACACTTGTCCAAGAag ctcagcCAGAGGCCGACAGTCGAGGAGCTGAGAGAAGCAAAGATCCTCATTCGCTTCAGTGACTACGTGGAGGTCGCCGAGGCTCAGGACTACGACCGGAGAGCCGACAAGCCGTGGACGAGGCTAACAGCTGCTGATAAG gctGCCATAAGAAAAGAGTTAAACGAGTTCAAAAGCACAGAGATGGAGGTGCACGAGTCGAGCAGACATCTGACCAG gtTTCACCGACCTTAA